The following coding sequences are from one Amphiprion ocellaris isolate individual 3 ecotype Okinawa chromosome 19, ASM2253959v1, whole genome shotgun sequence window:
- the adap2 gene encoding arf-GAP with dual PH domain-containing protein 2: MANRERNKKILLELVKLQDNSRCADCRAPDPDWASYELGVFVCLNCSGIHRSLSSRVKSIRLDFWEDKLVQFMKSSGNANAQALYEKAVPPYYYRPQQHDCNVLREQWIRAKYERKEFTGETKYPPVSYSTGFYEGMLWKKGKENTQFLKRKFVLSEREFTLTYYNKENESKGPKAVIAIKDLNATFQPQKIGHPHGLQFTFQDNDHTRNLYVYHESAEEIVTWYNAIRAARYAYLKTAYPTGTDEELIPKITRNYLKEGYMEKTGPLQKEPFRKRWFILDSQNRKLFYFKEQLDAEELGVIFIGTESNGYSVKECVPKHARGNKWTCGVSVETPERQFVFMCEQEREQREWLEALRKVMSRPMAPQDYTIEANMKYKR; the protein is encoded by the exons ATGGCAAACCGTGAGCGAAACAAAAAGATCTTACTGGAACTGGTGAAGCTGCAGGACAACAGCCGGTGCGCGGACTGCAGAGCGCCGG ATCCAGACTGGGCGTCCTATGAACtgggagtgtttgtgtgtctgaactGCTCTGGGATCCATCGCAGCCTCTCCAGCCGGGTCAAATCCATACGGCTGGACTTCTGGGAGGACAAACTAGTGCAG TTCATGAAGTCCAGTGGAAACGCCAACGCCCAGGCTTTGTATGAGAAGGCCGTGCCACCGTACTACTATCGGCCTCAGCAACATGACTGCAA CGTCCTGAGAGAGCAGTGGATTCGAGCTAAGTATGAGAGGAAGGAATTCACAGGAGAAACCAAGTACCCTCCAGTTTCCTACTCCACAG GTTTCTATGAGGGGATGCTGTGGAAGAAAGGGAAAGAGAACACACAGTTTCTGAAGAGGAAGTTTGTACTGTCAGAGAGGGAATTTACACTGACATACTACAACAAGGAAAAT GAGTCCAAAGGCCCTAAAGCTGTCATCGCTATAAAAGACCTGAACGCCACCTTTCAGCCACAGAAGATCGGTCATCCTCACGGGCTGCAGTTCACCTTCCAGGACAACGATCACACCAGGAACCTCTATGTTTACCACGAGAGCGCTGAG GAAATAGTCACATGGTACAACGCTATTCGTGCTGCTCGCTATGCATACCTGAAGACGGCGTACCCAACTGGGACCGATGAGGAA CTGATACCAAAGATCACAAGAAACTACCTCAAAGAGGGATACATGGAAAAGACAGGACCACTG CAAAAGGAACCGTTCAGGAAGAGGTGGTTTATTTTGGACTCTCAAAATCGGAAACTGTTCTACTTTAAAGAGCAGCTG GATGCAGAGGAGTTGGGGGTGATTTTCATTGGCACTGAGAGCAACGGTTACTCTGTGAAGGAGTGTGTCCCAAAGCATGCTCGGGGAAACAAGTGGACCTGCGGTGTTTCGGTGGAGACGCCCGAGCGACAGTTTGTCTTCATGTGCGAGCAGGAGAGGGAGCAGAGAGAGTGGCTGGAGGCCCTCAGGAAGGTCATGTCACGGCCAATGGCACCACAGGATTATACCA TTGAAGCCAACATGAAGTATAAAAGATGA